Below is a genomic region from Plasmodium relictum strain SGS1 genome assembly, chromosome: 13.
agaattaaaaattaaaatctaaattaaaaatgtatatcATATAATATTCTTATTATCAAAGGAAATTGAAGGAAGTTAAAAAAATCTCCAAAgaacaaatttaaaaaaaaataaaataaatattaatattttttttttttttttgtccaTATGTTTAACATTATTCTTATGGATgcaactttttcttttaataatttattattgtgTGCAAAAAtagctaaaaaaaaaaaaaagataaaaaatagtaGGTAACGTTTTAGATTATTTCTTATTGTTCATAATTTTTCTCTTAATTGTTACacttaatttcatttttcatagaatatttatattaattatatatttctttatgcACAAATATAACTTATGagtcatttattttattattttttttttttaatatttcatatatctatttatattttctaatttataACTCATGATTTTAAgtaaatgttatttttttttatgttcatAACTTTTCTGAAAATGTTCAGAAGTTTATCAATTAAATGAATGTATATAGCAAGCTCACATGgtgtataattaaaatacttCCTGCATTTagttatatagaaaaaattgtGCATATTAGTTTAAGAGAAATTCACTGTTCATTAAAtaagtaataaaataaaaatattgtatggatgaattatttttttacttcattaatattttaagataaaattttataaatttaactttttattacaattttttttttgtgaattttttgtaaaagaATATGAAATCATTGAAATATGtatgtaataataattatataaaaaaaaataaaatttttcatcATAATATAGTTAATTTTacagttttaaaaaattttaaaaatgaagaattaatcaaaaattcaaaaaaaatttattgtaAAAGATATACTTCAAGTATTTCAAGAGAATGTAAAGcatttaatgaatataaCAAAACAAGGtttaaattagaaaataatactacaaaaaataattataaaaatattaaagttATAGAGAACGAAAAAGAAAGTGAAAAAGCTGTTGAAGaaataaatcaaaatgaCATTATTGCAGTAGATTTTGAAGGTACAAATTTAGGTAAATATGGCAAAGTGTGTATTATGCAAGTTTATACagaaaaaaggaataataataaagcaGATGATAAAGTGATTgagaaatattatatatttgattTACTAAAATTATCAGTTATAAATAgcgtaaaaaaaataattgaaaataaaagaacACTGAAATTAGTACACGATTGCAGAGAAGATAGCTCAGCCTTGTATAACCAATTAGGtataaaatttgaaaatgTTTATGATACATCAAGAGCGCATATGTTACTTATGCAAAAAAGGAGAAATAGAGATATATATCAAGTAAGTTTTTTGCAGCTTCTGAATGATTACTTGGGAATTAAAGATGAATGcctaaataatataaaaaaagaaatgtataaaaatgaaaaaatttggGAAATGAGACCACTAAGTAAAATGTGCATTATTTATGCcttaaaaaatgttaaatatttattaccTTTGTACaaaatttttgataaaatgGTTTCCAAAAAGGAAGTTTTGGAAAAATCAAAAGATTTCGTAAACTACTGTTTCCTTAATTCTCGCTATAAATTACCGAATGATTTAGCTAAAAGGGGAAATATAATAGAAGCGATGCTAGTAAGCAAATCATTGATAAATTgtgtttttaaattaaatagtaCAAGAAAAGGCATAGCATGTACTCCATCATCTGTTGCACAATTTCGTGATGTCAATGTAGGTGATGTTGTTTTGTGTGTAGTAAGCAATAAATCAATAGATCAAAaagttttatatttatgtaaacATGATGATGTATATGATTACTGGAATTTGAAAGAAAGACCAAGGGGAAAATTTAAGCCCTCTATACATGAAAATAATACTGATCCTATGATTATGTTTTGTGATGAGGAACTTTCAACttaaaattgttataatgaataaagaaaaacataatttaaagttttaatatttgtatatatgTGTATTCATAATAGggttttatatattcaaaaatacGAAGAATTTAAAAGCtggaataaataaattaatgaaaaaaattatttaacttAATCTTTTCAccttaaaatatgaaaattataaatatttctcttatttttatatatatatttcatcttTTAAGTAGAAAAAggttataatttattaaattttttagaatatattttataatataataaatggcATATGAgcgttttatatatatttaaaagtttttttttttttttaatttaaattttaatactttaaagtattgtaatttttttttttccttttttttttttttgtaattaaaataaatatatcacGATAATACATGGTTATTTGATGAAAAGTAATGACTaaattgtctttttttttatttttttttttaattatctaTAGATTTATTACagttaataaattatatgacattttattttttttttaaatataatatgtaaataaaatattgatataaatatatcataatcctattatataatttattatacttAAAATATCATCTATATTTTTTCGGTAGGAAGAGTATAAAATAATCCAAAacataaaagagaaaattattcgaaatgttatatatataaaataaaatgtgtTTGTACATATATCATGCCTATTTAATGTAAAGTTTAACGaacaaagaattaaaataaatggaattatatattaataaaaaaaaaaaaaagagtaaatatatatataattattttattaaaaaaaaataagtaaaaataaaagcattATATAGTtatgatttattttaaaattttatacaaagaaaaaaaaaaacgtaagtgcaatttatatataaggaaaaagaaaacagAAAATTAAATTTCACAATATgcataaaaaagaatacctggatttttttttaattttattattttttaatgaatgaTCATGACTAAAGAATAAGgaaacattttatttatactatgtatgaaaaatatatatattatataaatatttattaatttcctttcttaatttttttataatttgagttaaaataaaaataaaataaggaaAACTGAAAGAAAATGAATACAATAAAATCCTACAAATGGgtaatatttttactaaaaacaaataatagttttactattttatttatgtatcTTTCATATATctagtaatatttttatatttattttattttattttatttttgtccaattgttttttgaaaaataaataattacacaatatttaataaaagcataatattaaaaatttaagaaaaagtttaaaaagcatttgtaaataatataaaacagtaataaaaaaaaaaataaaataaaaaattataatatatggCATTAGCTTTAAAAATAACGAgctatttttacttttttagcCTAATTAtgctataataaaaatatgttacattaatattatattttaatagtaatattaaataaaaataggaatagagaatttataaaatacgaaaacaaaaaaaattaagttaaattaagtatatatataaatgtagaaaatatatattttaattttatataaattattatattattaaaagaaaaaaatatttttatttttaaattgaaaTTCTATAATTCTATAAAAGCTGAATAAATACAAAttcagttttttttttatttatttagtaTTTAGAAAATGGCTGCGAAATAGTACCTTTAAAAAAGACATATAATAAAGGAGAAGATTATTCTTTAACACTTTTAGACATCCAAGCCGATTTTTCTGATTTTCTaagtgaagaaaaaaatattttaagtgatgaaaaaatagtaaatcaaggagaaaatatatttaatatacaaaaaaagcAACTTACGCAAAAGGAAATAAGTACACCTCAAAgagaaaaatatgtatatgaaATTGATCATTTATGGGCATATATAGAATGGCATTATAATTTTGAGGATGAAATAAAGGTACAAAAAAACTTAGTAAGTGATGTGAATAAACTTAGAAAAATTCCCAAATTATATGTTTCAGCTCATATAATTGAAggaataataaatgaaatgcctaagaatgaaaatatttgtattttaaaatatactaCATACTCTAATTTTTACCAGAAATATAGCAGTGAATTAGAAAACTTAAagggggaaaaaaaaaaaaatagcattTATGACATTTGTAATTACATATATGAAGTTTGTGATATTGCAGATAAATCACTCGTATTTGCTAGTAGCCCTGTAATTAATacaacaataaaaaatatattaagcaTAACAAAGAGTGGGAAGAAAAGAGAAGATTttaatgaagaagaagaagcaGAAAAAATTACAGAAGATGAAATATGGCAAATTTATATatctaataaaataaaatcaataAATGACCAATGGTTATTAGTTTCTATTAATgaggaattaaaaaatattataaacaaTTCTGgagatatatattttaaaatttttaataaatatataaaggaGCATAAtgatttcataaaaattcatgattataatattatgagaaaaaataataatactgtacttaaaggaaaaaatagaGATAATATTTTTGAGTTAAATAATCaggataataatttaaatttaaataaattaaataaatataaaattaatttaattttttcagaAAATAAGGatatcaattttattttatacaaaTTGTGTTTAAATTTAGGAAAAATGAATGATGTTGTTTTATGTAcgaaaaataaaacatacaacattttattaaatgatattGATGGAACATTAACAATTTGccttaaatcatttttttctaaatattataaaaatagtcCTATAGATAGTAAAAATTGTTCACAACCTATTCAAGCATATCAAAATGGAATagacaaaaataattttttttataaagaagaagaattaataaaaaccTTATCCATTATGGGATTatgtaaagaaaaaattattttaaatcaaaaagcaacaatttttaataatgtagaattattattttcttattatttattagttCACAATGAAACATTAAATAACATTGATGATGAGGATGACGATGGTATAATTTACATTAGCAGAAAAGCACTTTTTGAAAATTTGCAATTCTCTAATGAAGAAATTAGTAGTTATTTATTACACTTACAAAAATACAGTAATAACAACTtattatacattaaaaataaagggtttagatatattaaaagtGAAATTgtttatgaatttttaattaaaatgatAGAATTAATAAGtattaatgataatttatATGAACATCAGTATatagagaaaaataaaatgaagaaTAATCTTTTTACGAAATACCAAGAGGATTTACATAAagtattaaagaaaaagtatggaataacatttttaaatttatttaatttaatatatgaaaatttaaatgagtttgaatttttaaaaaaaaataaaataccaATTGAAAAATACGTAATATTACAATTATGTTTGAAATCTTGCgatattgaaaataaaaattttgagtattttaatttatattataattattatttcttttatgaatatttaaataaaaattcaaacGAATTAACTTTTGAAgatatatttgaaaattatCTCGATTTTTTACATAATGATGATCATATTGACGATACCTtagtatattttaatttatttaaattacataatattatatcgttaaatattttaaggtCCAGTGGTAAAGTAGTTATTCATTcagataaattatttaccTTCGATATGGAGATGCTAACatacattaaatatattgatGAAATTTTTCGAAATTTTAGTTCGAATTTAATGgataaaataattcaaaatttCATCAAAagttatcaattttttttagattatGGATATGATAAAGAAAAGACAAATACGAACAGtattgatgaaaataaaagtaaaaattttatacataacaatgatataataaatgGAAAGTTAATTAACACTGATAAATATCAAAATAGAGTGTTTTTTAgagataatataattttaaatgtaaataatataaatcacATATGTaatgataaatatatgtttcaatattttatcgttgtaaaatattattataatgaaaatagcttttctttattagaaaaaaaactaaaaaaatttataaaaacaataGAGGAAAACTTTATTAGTTCCCAAGTGATGTTTTCTACAAGTGATTTACATCAAAGATTCAAAACAGAAcgcaaaaaattaaaaagtaattactgtttaaattataaaatttttaaatatcaaACAACATCTTTTCCTCATATAAGACTAAATAACAATTACAATGATCTATTAAATTTCGTGTATACTCCATTATCGATtcatttttctatatttcatgaaaatgtaatttataataagaaACGAAATTCTTTTCAATTAATTCCTTCTTTTTTActaaaagataatttaagAAGTTGCTTGACAgctttatttacttttaaaaGTTCTTACTATTCCATAGAATTTTATCCTTTTTTAAATCCATTATTGAATAATAAGgttatcattttttacatcatttacattttttcaaaacataatttaattttatcttatttttaatgtgTTTCAATCTTAATATTACATAACAccttaaatttattttgacATGCTATATtgcattttattataataaatcattctatataatattttattaagcTAAGTTTTGTTACAccatattatattatataacaattttttttttaaattttcaggATTTGATTGGTACTATAGCTGTTCCTCCTTTGAGACATTGTAGAACAAAAttaattgaaaaagaaaatgaaaaaaatatagaatttttagaaacaggaaatataattttttcaaatttaaatgatgatataaaaaattataagagctctaataatcataataaaaaatttgttgAAAAACTATGTAAATTGTACAATTGCAATTTGCCTGtcaataatttttctacATGATattttctctattttttttttttttttttgttttttttaatttttagcaTAAagagtttattttttttcaagcTTTACTAAAATTTGcactaaaaatataattttcttttttctcttcCGAGAGATGATTGTATTTGTACCTTATGTTTTATCATCAATAAGAAATTTAATACTGCTTTCTGTTGATTTAATTTCGTTTTCATGTATatctacattttttttctttttttttaaaaaatattcaaaattttcCATATAATTATGATCGTATATATGTTTGATATTTTCTGGCAATTCataactttttaattttatttttccttcTTTAAAATCTTGATAAGTAGGTATAATGTAatcttctatatttttagaatataatttattattttgtaaaaCATACTGAGGATAAATTAGttctcttatttttttactgaGAGATTTGATACCTAAACCAAATTTTGCCGAAGTTCCAACTACCTCAATTTcaggaaaaatatttttcaaacgATAATATAGCGAGTCTAAATTAAACaatgaatttttatgtaGCATATCACACTTCGTTGCCACaactaattcttttttttttaaatactcaggattaaataaaaataattcatttctcaacatttttatttgttttatggtatcattataataatcttttaagttattatcatctttttcttctctatatataatttgactttttattttattatccagttgatttttaatatctttattattctCATAATTTATTTCCTT
It encodes:
- a CDS encoding exonuclease, putative; this translates as MKSLKYVCNNNYIKKNKIFHHNIVNFTVLKNFKNEELIKNSKKIYCKRYTSSISRECKAFNEYNKTRFKLENNTTKNNYKNIKVIENEKESEKAVEEINQNDIIAVDFEGTNLGKYGKVCIMQVYTEKRNNNKADDKVIEKYYIFDLLKLSVINSVKKIIENKRTLKLVHDCREDSSALYNQLGIKFENVYDTSRAHMLLMQKRRNRDIYQVSFLQLLNDYLGIKDECLNNIKKEMYKNEKIWEMRPLSKMCIIYALKNVKYLLPLYKIFDKMVSKKEVLEKSKDFVNYCFLNSRYKLPNDLAKRGNIIEAMLVSKSLINCVFKLNSTRKGIACTPSSVAQFRDVNVGDVVLCVVSNKSIDQKVLYLCKHDDVYDYWNLKERPRGKFKPSIHENNTDPMIMFCDEELST